One part of the Humulus lupulus chromosome 9, drHumLupu1.1, whole genome shotgun sequence genome encodes these proteins:
- the LOC133801844 gene encoding chromatin-remodeling ATPase INO80-like — MLRRVKTDVVSELTRKTEITVHCKLSSRQQAFYRAIKNKISLSELFENNRGQLNDKKLLNLMNIVIQLRKVCNHPELFERSEGSTYLFFGEIPIALLPAPFGELEDVHYSGGRNPIIFKVLFIAALF; from the exons ATGCTACGTCGAGTTAAAACAGATGTAGTTTCAGAGCTTACCAGGAAAACAGAGATCACAGTGCACTGCAAATTGAGTTCACGACAACAAGCTTTTTATCGAGCTATCAAGAACAAGATATCTCTTTCTGAGTTATTTGAAAACAATCGTGGACAACTTAATGACAAAAAACTCCTTAATTTAATGAATATTGTCATTCAGCTAAGGAAG GTCTGTAATCATCCAGAGTTATTCGAAAGGAGTGAGGGAAGCACATATCTCTTCTTTGGTGAGATTCCCATCGCCCTTTTGCCTgccccctttggggaattggaggaTGTACACTACTCAGGAGGTCGCAATCCTATAATATTCAAGGTTCTTTTTATAGCTGCTTTGTTTTAA